The Streptomyces sp. RKND-216 genomic sequence ACGTCGTCGAACTGATCAACCGGGTGATCCGCGTCCAGCGCCGCATGCTCCAGGAGCGCGGCTACGAGCCGACACCCGAGGAGGTCGCCGCACATCTGGGCCTCACGGCCGAAAGGGTCGTCGAGGTGCTGCGACTGGCGCAGGAACCGGTGTCGCTGCACGCGCCGGTCGGGGAGGAGGAGGACGTCCACCTCGGCGACCTCATCGAGGACGGCGACGCACCGTCGCCCGTCGAGTCGGCCGCGTTCCTGCTGCTCCGGCAGCACCTGGAGGCGGTGCTCTCCACCCTCGGCGAACGCGAGCGCCGGGTGGTGCAGTTGCGGTACGGCCTGATCGACGGCCGTCCGCGCACGCTGGAGGAGATCGGCCGTCTCTTCGGCGTGACGCGGGAGCGCATCCGGCAGATCGAGTGCAAGACACTGGGCAAGCTCCGCGACCACGCCTTCGCCGACCAGCTCCGGGGCTACCTGGATTGACCGGCGCGTACGTCCCCTCGGGCGCGACGCCTCAGCCGAACGCGCCCGGGTGGGCCTGCTCGCGCACGGTCGTGAACTGCTGCCGCACGGCCTGGCCGACGGCCGCCTCCTCCTCCGACGGGTCGAAGACCCGGCTTCGGGCGGCGGGCCAGGCCGGGGGCGTGCTGCCGCCCGCCAGCGCCCACGCGGCCTGGCGGGCGGCGCCCAGCGCGGTGTAGTCGCCGGCCTCCGGCACGACGACCTGCGCCCCGAGCAGCCCCGGTGCCGCGGCCTGCACGGCGGGCAGCTCCGCGGCGGCCCCGAGCAGGAACACCCGTCGCACCCGCACCCCGCGGCGCCGCAGCACGTCCAGCGCGTCGCCGAGCCCGCAGAGCATGCCTTCGACGGCGGCGCGCGCCAGGTGTTCGGGGCGCATGCTCTCCCGGCGCAGGCCGTGCAACGAGCCCGCGGTGTGCGGCAGGTCGGGGGTGCGCTCCCCTTCGAGGTACGGCAGCAGCACCAGCCCGTACGCCCCGGGGGTGGAGGCGCTGGCCAGCCGGGACAGGCCGTCCAGGTCGGTGTCCAGCATCTCCGCCGCGCCGCGCAGCACCCGGACGGCGTTCAGCGTCCGCACCACGGGCAGGTGCATGCCGGTGGCGTCGGCGAAGGAGGTGATGGTGCCGGTCGGGTCGGCGAGCGCCTCGTGATGCACGGCGAAGACCGATCCGGAGGCGCCGAGCGAGACGACCGCGTCACCGGTGCCGACGCCCAGTCCGAGGGCCGCGGCCATGGTCTCCCCGGTACCCGCGGAGATCAGCAACCCCTCCGGCGTGGTGCCGGCGGCCTCCGCCGGGCCGGCCACCTGGGGCAGCGTCACCGGGTGGCCCAGGGCGAGTTCCGCCAGGTCGGGCCGGTAGGTCTCGGTGGCCGCGGACCAGTAGCCGGTTCCCGACGCGTCGCCGCGATCGGTGACGCGGCGGGACGAACGGCCGAGCAGCTGCCAGGTCAGCCAGTCGTGCGGCTGCATCACCTCGGCGACCCGGGAGGCGGTCTCGGGCTCGCTGCGGGAGAGCCAGCGCAGCTTGGTCACCGGGTGCGTGGCCTGCGGCACGGTGCCGACCGCCTGCGCCCAGGCCTCCCGCCCGCCGAGCGCGTCGACGAGGTCGTTGGCGGCAGCCTGCATCCGCCGGTCGTTGCCGAGCAGCGCCGGCCGTACGGGGGCGCCGCCGGAGTCCAGGGCCACCACACCCTGCTGCTGCGCGGCGACGCCGATCGCCCGGACGTCGGAGAGCCGGCCGTCGGCGGCCGCCTCGCCGAGCGACAGCAGCCACGACTGCGGATCGTCGCGGTCGTCGCCGTGCGCGGCGTACCCCTGACGGACGCTCTCACCCGTGTCGGCGTCGCAGACGACGAGACGGGTGTGTGCGGCTGAACTGTCCAGACCGGCGACTATCCCCATGGGGCAGATGATGCCTCATCGTCCCGGTGTGCCGGGGGGAGTCCGGGGTGACAGGGGACACAGGAGCGTCCGGGGACACTGCGGCGACCGGAGATGTGGCGGAGGCGGATGGCGTGGGGGCGACGGGAGCGGTGCGGGTGCTCACCGATCGTCCGGCGCTTTGTCCCGTCCACGGGAAAAATGTGCCTTCTTCGGGTCGAACGCGGCGCGGCGGCGCGCACCTGTGCCCAGCGACACCACACCCTGACCGAGATGGGCGAGCCGATGACCATGGCCGTGCTGCCGGACCGATCGGTGCTGCACACCTCGCGAGACGGCACCGTCCGCCTCACCGACGTCCCCGGCACCCCGGACACGCGGCCGGAGACCTACGCCATGGGCTTCCGCAACCCGTTCCGGATGGGCGTCGACCACGAGACCGGCATCGTCCACGTCGGCGATCACGGCCCGGACGCCGGAGCCGCGGACCCATCCCGGGGCCCCGCCGGCAGGTCGAGTTCGCTCGTGTCACCGGCCCCGGCAACTGCGGCTGGTCGTACCGCACCGGCGACAACGACGCCTACACCGACTACGACTTCGGCTCCGGCGCCTCCGGGCAGACCTTCGACTGCGGGGCGCCGGTCAACGACTCGCCGAACAATACCGGCCGCACCCAGCTGCCTCCCGCCCAGCCCGCCTTGATTCCCTACGACGGCGGCTCGGTGCCCGAGTTCGCACAACGGCTCCGAGTCACCGATGGGCGGCCCGGTCTACCGCTTCGACCCCTCCCTCGATTCGGACGTGAAGTTCCCGCAGACCTTCGACGGCGACTCTTTCGACGGCGAGTTCCGCCGCCGCTGGATCAAGCGGATCGACCAGGACCCCGACGGCACCGTGCAGTCCACCAACGCCTTCCCCCGGCAGGGAACCCAGGTGATGGACATGGCCTTCGGGCCCGACGGAGCCCTCTACGTCCTCGACTACGGCACCGGCTACTTCAGCGGTGACGAGAACTCCGCCCTCTCAGATCACCGTCGACAACACCGTGCCCCGGGTCCGGGGTGGGTCCGGTCGCGGGGAGCGGTGGGAAGTGTGTGGACGTGGCTGGTGGTGGCGCGGACGGTGCGCAGGTGCAGGTGTGGTCGTGCAACGGGACGGGTGCGCAGGTGTGGGAGGCGCATGCGGACGGTTCGTTGCGGCGACATCAACCACCACGGCTGGGTCCAGAACGGCTGGTTCTGCTGAGCGCCGGACCTGCCGCCCACTCCGTGCGGGGTCTCCAGGGCACGGGAGACCCCGCACGGAGTGCGCACCCGTGGTTCAGGCCCTGATCCGCTCCCGGACCCAGCGGCCCGACTCCTTCAGCGCGTCCGCGCCGCCCCATTCGCCTGCGGCGCAGGTGCCCTCCCGGAACACCGCACCCGAACGGTGGCCGTCCGAGTAGTTCCAGTTCGTCCAGGAGATGTTCCTCTCGGCCATCAGGTCGAGATGGCGATACGCCATCGTGAAGTCGTTCGGGCCTTCACCTGCGTAGTCCTGCGTGCCGAACTCGGTGACGAACACCGGCAGCCGGTCGGCCGCCTCCTCCAGCGTTCGCAGGTACTCCTCGCGGTGCGGCGCGGCGTAGAAGTGGAAGGCGTTCATGATGTTCTCGGCGTCGACCGGGTCCGCGACGACCTCCTGCTCGTCTGCGCCCTCCGAGACGCCGAAGGACGACCAGGCGCGGGTGCCGACCAGCACGACGCCGTCCGGGTCCTGGGCCCGAACCACCGGGACCAGTTCCCCGGCGTAGGATCTGATGCGCTGTCAGCTCACGCCGTTCGGCTGGTTCGCGAGCTCGTAGAACACGTTCGGGTGATCGGCGTACCGGGACGCCATGTCGGTGAAGAACCGCTCGGCCGACGTGGTGTTCGCGTGCGGGTCGCCGGGGCTGAGCATGTGCCAGTCGATCACGGCGTACATGCCGTGCTCGATCGCTTGGTCGACGATGCGTTGCGCGAGACGGGTGAAGCCC encodes the following:
- a CDS encoding FGGY family carbohydrate kinase gives rise to the protein MGIVAGLDSSAAHTRLVVCDADTGESVRQGYAAHGDDRDDPQSWLLSLGEAAADGRLSDVRAIGVAAQQQGVVALDSGGAPVRPALLGNDRRMQAAANDLVDALGGREAWAQAVGTVPQATHPVTKLRWLSRSEPETASRVAEVMQPHDWLTWQLLGRSSRRVTDRGDASGTGYWSAATETYRPDLAELALGHPVTLPQVAGPAEAAGTTPEGLLISAGTGETMAAALGLGVGTGDAVVSLGASGSVFAVHHEALADPTGTITSFADATGMHLPVVRTLNAVRVLRGAAEMLDTDLDGLSRLASASTPGAYGLVLLPYLEGERTPDLPHTAGSLHGLRRESMRPEHLARAAVEGMLCGLGDALDVLRRRGVRVRRVFLLGAAAELPAVQAAAPGLLGAQVVVPEAGDYTALGAARQAAWALAGGSTPPAWPAARSRVFDPSEEEAAVGQAVRQQFTTVREQAHPGAFG